One Psychrobacillus glaciei genomic region harbors:
- a CDS encoding GNAT family N-acetyltransferase produces MNIATERLIIRKFTYEDWRCVHEYTSDINVMKYMPEGVFSEEYSKEFVIKNSSENARNFPVILKKDQTLIGHIEFHKYFGEHTYEIGWVFNPKYYNKGYASEAAYSILKYGFETMRLHRIIATCQPENIPSYRVMEKIGMRREGFFKKCIPQGNEWWDEYYYALLDEEWKS; encoded by the coding sequence ATGAACATAGCAACGGAAAGATTAATAATACGTAAATTTACATATGAGGATTGGCGATGTGTACATGAGTATACATCTGATATTAATGTTATGAAATATATGCCAGAAGGGGTTTTTTCTGAAGAATATTCAAAGGAATTTGTAATAAAAAACAGTAGTGAAAATGCTAGGAATTTCCCAGTGATATTAAAGAAAGACCAAACATTGATTGGTCATATTGAGTTTCATAAGTATTTTGGTGAACATACGTATGAGATAGGTTGGGTGTTCAATCCAAAATATTATAATAAAGGGTACGCATCTGAAGCAGCATATTCTATATTGAAATATGGTTTTGAGACAATGAGATTACATAGGATTATAGCGACTTGTCAGCCTGAGAATATTCCCTCATATCGAGTTATGGAGAAAATTGGTATGAGAAGAGAAGGTTTTTTCAAGAAGTGTATACCGCAAGGAAACGAATGGTGGGATGAGTATTATTACGCACTCTTAGATGAGGAGTGGAAATCTTAA
- a CDS encoding IS110 family RNA-guided transposase, which produces MHSKMNNKINQVTENTLVVGIDIAKHVHYACFVDERGRVIEKAFSVHQSKEGFESLYEKIRQTLLETQKTEVIVGIEPTGHYWMNLAYFLDQYDIPLVMVNPMHVKRSKELDDNLPTKNDKKDALVIARLLKDGRFSYPQILKEVEAELRIGSTLRSKLTEDLASIKNRIIRWLDRYFPEFTQVFPSFGKMALTALERTPMPQDIQGKTAEELVFLYRQVGGMRAPQLPKAKLLIEKASNSIGLTEGQKMAKHEIATLLRQFRLLEAEIEAVNDQLTEMAKTTMEYDLLASVPGLGDATIVDLLSEVGSFSLYENPRQLIKLAGLTLRENSSGQHKGQKHISKRGRKRLRHILFKVIVPLIRHNLAFKQLHEYYTTRNQNPLRGKQSMVVLCGKLLKILHGICKKKVYFNEQLMMKDLYCLGEAA; this is translated from the coding sequence ATGCATTCTAAAATGAATAACAAAATTAATCAAGTAACTGAAAATACACTCGTCGTTGGTATAGACATAGCGAAGCACGTGCATTACGCCTGCTTTGTCGATGAACGAGGACGTGTGATAGAAAAAGCATTTTCTGTACATCAATCAAAAGAAGGATTCGAAAGCTTGTATGAAAAAATTAGACAAACGCTGCTGGAAACACAGAAAACGGAAGTCATCGTCGGCATTGAACCAACAGGTCACTACTGGATGAACTTAGCCTATTTTTTAGATCAATACGACATTCCACTTGTCATGGTAAATCCAATGCACGTCAAACGTTCGAAAGAACTTGATGATAATTTGCCGACTAAAAATGATAAAAAAGATGCATTAGTCATCGCGCGATTATTGAAAGATGGACGCTTTAGCTATCCGCAAATATTAAAAGAAGTAGAAGCTGAACTACGGATTGGTTCTACTCTTAGATCAAAGTTAACGGAGGATCTAGCAAGTATTAAAAATCGAATCATTCGTTGGCTCGATCGATATTTTCCTGAATTCACTCAAGTCTTTCCTTCTTTCGGAAAAATGGCACTTACTGCATTAGAAAGAACACCAATGCCACAGGACATTCAAGGGAAAACCGCGGAAGAACTTGTATTTCTCTACCGTCAGGTAGGGGGTATGAGAGCTCCACAACTACCAAAAGCTAAGCTACTCATTGAAAAGGCTTCAAACTCTATTGGACTGACAGAAGGACAAAAGATGGCCAAACATGAAATCGCCACACTCCTACGTCAGTTTCGCTTGTTAGAAGCTGAAATCGAAGCAGTGAATGACCAATTAACTGAAATGGCAAAGACAACGATGGAATATGACCTACTCGCGTCAGTACCAGGTTTAGGTGATGCGACGATTGTTGATCTACTTTCCGAAGTAGGGAGCTTTTCACTTTACGAAAATCCACGCCAACTCATTAAACTAGCGGGACTAACATTACGTGAAAACTCTTCTGGTCAACATAAGGGTCAAAAACATATATCAAAACGTGGACGTAAGAGACTTAGACATATCCTTTTCAAAGTGATTGTTCCTTTGATTCGGCATAACCTAGCATTCAAACAACTTCATGAATACTACACCACAAGGAATCAGAATCCCTTACGGGGCAAGCAATCGATGGTAGTACTCTGTGGTAAATTACTAAAAATATTACATGGGATTTGTAAAAAGAAAGTGTATTTTAACGAGCAACTTATGATGAAAGATCTCTACTGTCTCGGAGAGGCAGCGTAA
- a CDS encoding Type 1 glutamine amidotransferase-like domain-containing protein, whose amino-acid sequence MKFLLTSAGVNNKSILDALVDMLGKPIADSNALCIPTAMYGHLWVGPGVKTWQFISGNSDNPMVDLGWKSVGVLELTALPSIDEDRWVPLVRETDVLLVSGGDALYLCHWMFQSGLKDLFPSLNAVYVGMSAGSMVMAPNIGEFFVGWTPPNGGDETLGLVDFAMFPHLGMLPYNTMADAEKWAAGMQGPAYAIDDQTAIKVIDGEVEVVSEGNWKLFSP is encoded by the coding sequence ATGAAATTTCTACTTACATCTGCAGGCGTCAATAACAAAAGCATACTTGACGCGTTGGTTGACATGCTGGGCAAGCCAATCGCCGACTCCAACGCCCTGTGCATCCCCACCGCGATGTATGGACACCTCTGGGTCGGCCCAGGCGTCAAAACCTGGCAGTTCATCAGCGGTAATTCCGATAATCCCATGGTAGACCTGGGTTGGAAGTCCGTCGGCGTACTAGAGCTCACAGCGCTGCCAAGCATCGACGAAGACCGCTGGGTACCACTAGTTCGGGAGACGGACGTCCTGCTAGTGTCTGGCGGCGACGCCCTCTATCTGTGCCACTGGATGTTCCAATCCGGGCTGAAAGACCTCTTTCCGTCGCTGAATGCAGTCTATGTGGGAATGAGTGCTGGGAGCATGGTGATGGCACCTAACATCGGGGAATTCTTCGTTGGATGGACTCCACCCAACGGTGGTGATGAAACGCTGGGACTGGTCGATTTTGCAATGTTTCCGCATCTGGGGATGTTACCGTATAACACGATGGCTGATGCAGAGAAATGGGCCGCCGGGATGCAGGGGCCGGCGTATGCAATTGATGATCAAACCGCCATCAAAGTGATCGATGGAGAGGTCGAAGTTGTATCCGAAGGGAATTGGAAACTGTTTTCTCCCTGA
- a CDS encoding DUF2798 domain-containing protein, with protein MPSNKKEGIIFGLFMCFGMVLIMSVYNTALHGLSTFTVGSAMIQFVITFIVAFIAESFVEPIARKFVVSLPFDKSKEINFIVAFAFCMVPIMVLIMSVYGVILTALMTGIEGSIFTTYFKTVGLNFIVALPSQLIIVGPISRKLLAKYIKPITQKPELNE; from the coding sequence TTGCCTAGTAATAAAAAAGAAGGTATTATTTTCGGACTATTTATGTGTTTTGGGATGGTTCTTATTATGTCAGTTTACAACACAGCTTTACATGGATTATCAACGTTTACAGTAGGGAGTGCAATGATTCAATTTGTCATTACATTTATAGTCGCTTTTATCGCAGAGTCGTTCGTTGAACCAATAGCTCGTAAATTTGTAGTATCACTACCTTTTGATAAATCAAAAGAAATCAACTTTATTGTGGCGTTTGCTTTTTGTATGGTCCCTATAATGGTTCTTATTATGTCAGTATATGGAGTTATTTTAACGGCGTTAATGACAGGAATTGAAGGTTCAATTTTCACAACTTACTTTAAAACAGTTGGTCTAAACTTTATCGTGGCTCTTCCATCGCAGTTAATAATTGTTGGACCAATCTCACGTAAGTTATTAGCTAAATACATTAAACCCATAACACAAAAACCAGAATTAAACGAGTAA
- a CDS encoding dipeptidase, with protein sequence MSQFSTLENYFTEKREAHLEELKQFLRIPSISSLSEHKEDMQKGAQWLADSLSKAGLENVIVDKTSGHPVVYADWLHAEGKPTMLIYGHYDVQPVDPLNLWETEPFEPQVRDNKLYARGSSDDKGQVFMHVKAIEALLQTVGTLPVNVKLLIEGEEEVGSPNLEEYIENNKEKLAADVIVISDTGLQGPGQPAVCYGLRGLCGVQIDVKGAKSDLHSGLYGGGVQNSIHALVSILDSFRDAEGTIEVEGFYDNVRPLLEEEQEAYKALGFDEEELKKEVGVNELFGEKGYSHLERVWVRPTLEINGVFGGFSGEGIKTVLPSEAGAKITCRLVPDQDPDEIVTKLRAHIEKNKPVGVTVTVTEFDKGKPFITPFDHPAIQAAGRSYEKVYNVPTAYTRGGGSIPIVAAFDEILGLPVVLMGFGLSTENFHAPNEHFHLENFDQGLRVIGDYYYELAGLSKEDLKK encoded by the coding sequence GTGAGCCAATTTTCAACATTAGAAAATTACTTTACTGAAAAGAGAGAAGCACATTTAGAGGAATTAAAACAATTCTTACGCATTCCAAGTATTTCTTCCTTATCGGAACATAAGGAAGATATGCAAAAAGGAGCACAATGGTTAGCAGATTCTTTATCGAAAGCTGGTTTAGAAAATGTAATCGTTGATAAAACAAGTGGACACCCTGTTGTATATGCCGATTGGTTACATGCAGAAGGAAAGCCAACGATGCTTATTTATGGCCATTATGATGTACAACCTGTGGATCCATTAAATCTTTGGGAGACAGAACCTTTTGAACCACAAGTTCGAGACAACAAATTATATGCCCGTGGTTCTAGTGACGATAAAGGACAAGTATTTATGCATGTAAAAGCAATTGAAGCTCTTCTTCAAACTGTAGGAACGCTTCCGGTTAATGTAAAGCTTTTAATTGAAGGCGAAGAAGAAGTCGGTAGCCCTAACTTAGAAGAATATATAGAAAACAATAAAGAAAAACTTGCTGCTGATGTGATCGTCATTTCGGATACAGGTTTGCAAGGTCCTGGTCAACCAGCTGTTTGTTACGGTTTACGCGGTCTTTGTGGCGTGCAAATTGATGTTAAAGGTGCAAAAAGTGACCTTCACTCTGGTCTTTACGGTGGCGGAGTTCAAAACTCTATCCATGCTCTAGTGTCTATTTTAGATTCTTTCCGTGATGCAGAAGGTACTATTGAAGTAGAAGGTTTCTATGACAACGTACGTCCTTTATTAGAAGAAGAACAAGAAGCTTATAAAGCACTTGGCTTCGATGAAGAAGAATTGAAAAAAGAAGTTGGCGTGAACGAACTATTTGGAGAAAAAGGATACTCTCATTTAGAGCGCGTTTGGGTTCGACCAACTTTAGAAATTAATGGTGTATTCGGTGGGTTCTCCGGAGAAGGCATTAAAACTGTTTTACCAAGTGAAGCTGGCGCAAAAATTACTTGTCGTTTAGTACCAGACCAAGATCCAGATGAAATAGTTACTAAACTTAGAGCACATATTGAAAAGAATAAGCCAGTTGGTGTCACAGTGACAGTAACTGAATTCGATAAAGGAAAACCATTTATCACACCATTCGATCATCCAGCAATTCAAGCTGCTGGCCGTAGCTACGAAAAAGTATACAACGTACCAACAGCATATACTCGCGGTGGAGGCTCCATCCCTATCGTCGCAGCATTTGATGAAATTCTAGGCTTACCAGTAGTGTTAATGGGCTTCGGCTTATCAACTGAAAACTTCCATGCACCAAACGAGCATTTCCATTTAGAAAACTTCGACCAAGGCTTACGAGTAATCGGAGACTACTATTATGAACTTGCAGGACTTTCAAAAGAAGATTTAAAAAAATAA
- a CDS encoding iron-hydroxamate ABC transporter substrate-binding protein, whose protein sequence is MKKLFIPIFLFLVLLLSACSDSKTNDANNTNTSSSASSDSVADASESDSDTFIYQSEDGPVEVPKNPKRVVVLTRFLTGNVMALDVPLVGVDEMSKTNPRFEEQLKDVEIVTDESLEKIIELNPDLIIGLSDINNIDKFKQIAPTVTYTYGKVDYLTQQLEVGKLLNKEKEAQAWVDDFKARATKAGEEIRAKVDPDSTVSVIETFSKQLYVYGDNFGRGTEILYQEIKLGMPEKVKEATITDGYFALSLEVLNDYFGDYVIFSKNADEDNSFQDTEMYKNIPAVKNNHVYEADAKSFYFNDPLSLDYQLEFFIEKFLGN, encoded by the coding sequence ATGAAAAAACTTTTTATTCCGATATTCCTGTTCCTGGTACTTCTTCTGAGCGCGTGTAGCGACAGTAAAACGAATGATGCAAACAATACGAACACTTCTTCATCTGCATCTTCAGATTCCGTAGCAGATGCGTCCGAATCGGATTCAGACACGTTTATCTACCAATCCGAGGATGGTCCGGTCGAGGTTCCAAAGAATCCGAAACGAGTTGTTGTACTTACTAGATTTTTAACAGGTAACGTCATGGCTTTAGACGTGCCATTAGTTGGTGTGGACGAGATGTCCAAAACCAATCCAAGATTTGAAGAGCAGCTAAAAGACGTTGAGATAGTTACGGACGAAAGTCTAGAGAAGATCATTGAGTTGAATCCAGATCTTATTATCGGGCTTTCAGATATTAACAACATCGATAAGTTTAAGCAAATCGCTCCTACGGTCACTTATACTTATGGAAAAGTGGATTACTTAACACAGCAACTGGAAGTAGGTAAATTATTAAACAAAGAAAAAGAAGCACAAGCTTGGGTAGACGATTTCAAAGCTCGTGCAACAAAAGCTGGAGAAGAAATCAGGGCAAAAGTAGATCCTGATTCGACGGTCTCGGTCATCGAAACATTCAGTAAACAACTTTATGTTTATGGCGATAACTTTGGACGAGGAACCGAAATTCTTTATCAAGAAATAAAGCTAGGTATGCCTGAGAAGGTAAAGGAAGCAACAATTACTGACGGTTATTTTGCCCTATCACTAGAAGTACTCAATGACTACTTTGGCGACTACGTTATTTTCAGTAAAAACGCAGATGAGGATAATTCATTCCAGGATACTGAAATGTATAAAAACATTCCAGCTGTCAAGAACAATCATGTCTACGAGGCTGATGCTAAATCATTCTACTTTAATGATCCACTTAGCTTAGATTATCAGCTAGAATTCTTTATTGAAAAATTTCTAGGCAATTAA
- a CDS encoding hemolysin family protein — translation MYTEFVLLGFALLVSFFLSGSETALMTVNRMKVRLRAEQGDRDAEKLLVLLLKPDQMTITILIGNTVANIAMTVLLILISENYHWNIVWSVVILTVVIILFAEVLPKTIAATFSEIVVYKVAPLIRLFVKLLKPLTFLIAALINMMIRIGSKGAVKETTISKEELLNMVDIASTDGTFEEEESERIKGILDFPNKDVSDVLSTHRTEMVAIPLEATYEEVRDTILEHFYTRYPVYEEDMDTIVGMFYSKSLIEWSMYPSRKLEEVIDKDPLFVVQTLSVERVFKLMLTHKKHMAIVLDEYGGTLGIVTHEDLIEEMIGQEIEDETDDDEDILVHEMTENRLICAGRLEIEEINELFNINILNENDTIGGFVLDQLGHVPEENEQFSYENLLIEVNEMDRNRVAKLTIIKKQIILPETQES, via the coding sequence TTGTACACAGAGTTTGTACTATTAGGATTTGCACTACTTGTTTCGTTTTTTTTATCAGGTAGTGAAACAGCATTAATGACAGTTAATAGGATGAAGGTCCGTCTGCGTGCAGAACAAGGAGACAGGGATGCTGAAAAATTACTTGTTCTTTTATTAAAGCCGGACCAGATGACCATCACCATATTAATAGGGAATACAGTAGCTAATATAGCTATGACGGTGCTGTTAATCCTTATTTCAGAAAATTATCATTGGAATATAGTTTGGTCGGTAGTAATTTTAACCGTTGTTATTATTTTATTTGCTGAAGTATTACCAAAAACAATTGCTGCTACTTTTTCCGAGATAGTTGTCTATAAGGTAGCACCATTAATAAGATTGTTTGTTAAATTGTTAAAACCATTAACGTTTTTAATTGCTGCGCTGATTAATATGATGATTCGAATAGGCTCCAAAGGTGCTGTGAAGGAAACGACCATTTCCAAGGAAGAACTTTTAAACATGGTGGATATAGCCTCAACGGATGGTACGTTTGAGGAAGAGGAGTCTGAACGAATAAAAGGAATTCTCGACTTTCCAAACAAAGATGTATCGGATGTGTTATCAACGCATCGAACAGAAATGGTGGCTATTCCTCTGGAAGCTACTTATGAAGAAGTACGCGATACAATATTAGAGCATTTTTATACGAGATATCCAGTTTATGAAGAGGATATGGATACAATAGTAGGGATGTTTTATTCCAAAAGTCTAATCGAATGGTCGATGTATCCATCTAGAAAACTGGAGGAAGTTATCGATAAAGATCCTTTGTTTGTCGTGCAGACATTAAGTGTTGAGAGAGTGTTTAAATTGATGCTTACGCATAAAAAGCATATGGCGATTGTATTGGATGAATACGGTGGAACACTTGGTATTGTTACACATGAAGATTTGATTGAAGAAATGATTGGACAAGAAATAGAAGATGAAACAGATGATGATGAAGATATTTTAGTGCATGAAATGACTGAAAATCGATTAATCTGCGCAGGACGTTTAGAAATTGAAGAAATTAATGAATTATTTAATATTAATATTCTAAACGAAAATGACACAATTGGTGGATTTGTGCTAGATCAGTTGGGACATGTACCAGAAGAAAATGAGCAGTTTTCTTATGAAAATTTACTGATTGAAGTAAATGAGATGGATCGAAACCGTGTTGCAAAACTAACGATTATAAAAAAACAAATCATCCTTCCCGAAACGCAAGAGAGTTAA
- a CDS encoding RNA polymerase sigma factor produces the protein MQVNIEDVYEEYNRYIYFLCLKLTKNQVDAEDLMQEVWMKVVRYESYMKEVDHLKAWLTTICMNTFRDRYRKQVRRSKYIANQPEQLDVSILDLIASDILSVEDQLVKEDVGEIVRSKVAELDGIYQKTVLYFYVHQFSLIEIAEVMKVSIGTVKSRLFRAKQRLKELIMNDELAKDSLILV, from the coding sequence ATGCAGGTTAATATAGAAGACGTATACGAGGAATACAACCGGTACATATATTTTTTATGTTTGAAATTAACGAAAAATCAAGTAGACGCGGAAGATCTAATGCAAGAAGTGTGGATGAAAGTTGTACGATATGAGTCTTATATGAAAGAAGTAGATCATCTAAAAGCTTGGCTCACTACCATTTGTATGAATACATTCCGAGATCGTTACCGAAAACAAGTAAGACGGAGTAAGTACATTGCCAATCAACCGGAACAACTAGATGTTTCTATTCTAGATTTAATTGCTTCCGATATATTATCAGTTGAAGATCAACTGGTGAAGGAAGATGTTGGTGAAATCGTTCGTTCCAAAGTTGCTGAGTTAGATGGCATCTATCAAAAAACAGTTTTGTATTTCTATGTGCATCAATTTTCATTAATTGAAATTGCAGAAGTAATGAAAGTTTCAATAGGTACAGTTAAGTCACGATTATTTAGAGCGAAGCAACGCCTAAAGGAATTAATTATGAATGATGAATTAGCGAAGGATTCCTTAATTTTAGTTTAA